One region of Sphingomonas adhaesiva genomic DNA includes:
- a CDS encoding DUF2163 domain-containing protein, with protein MSADRVTALSLCWRIERRDGVTVALTDHDRDLDVDAVTYRAAPGMTPSAIVRAGGVEADTMEATGALDAAALTARDLGAGRWDAARVVMFAWRRDDPSAAPIPLGEGRIGEVEMRDGTFTAELRGAAAALARPVTEATAPACRAQLGDARCRVPMAPRRRFARVAAALGEVVTLEAGEPVANAYGEGRLRWFGGANSGLESVVTASAGATLTLRHAPPFAVEAGVLVEVVEGCDKTIATCAARFGNAINFRGEPYVPGIDLLTRYPGA; from the coding sequence ATGAGCGCCGATCGGGTGACCGCGCTGTCGCTGTGCTGGCGGATCGAGCGGCGCGACGGGGTGACGGTCGCGCTGACCGATCACGACCGGGATCTGGACGTGGACGCGGTGACGTACCGCGCCGCGCCGGGGATGACCCCGTCGGCGATCGTGCGCGCCGGAGGGGTGGAGGCGGATACGATGGAGGCGACGGGCGCGCTGGATGCGGCGGCACTGACCGCGCGCGATCTGGGGGCGGGGCGCTGGGATGCGGCGCGGGTGGTGATGTTCGCGTGGCGCCGCGACGACCCGTCCGCTGCGCCGATCCCGCTCGGCGAGGGGCGGATCGGGGAGGTGGAGATGCGCGACGGCACCTTTACCGCGGAACTGCGCGGCGCGGCGGCGGCATTGGCGCGGCCGGTGACGGAGGCGACCGCGCCGGCGTGCCGTGCGCAACTGGGCGATGCGCGCTGTCGCGTGCCGATGGCGCCGCGGCGACGGTTCGCACGCGTGGCGGCGGCGCTGGGTGAGGTTGTGACGCTGGAGGCGGGCGAGCCGGTCGCCAATGCGTACGGCGAGGGGCGGCTGCGTTGGTTCGGCGGCGCGAACAGCGGACTGGAAAGCGTGGTGACCGCATCCGCCGGGGCGACACTGACGCTGCGCCATGCCCCGCCCTTCGCGGTGGAGGCGGGGGTGTTGGTCGAGGTGGTGGAGGGGTGCGACAAGACGATCGCGACCTGTGCCGCGCGCTTCGGCAATGCGATCAACTTCCGCGGCGAACCCTATGTGCCGGGGATCGACCTGCTGACGCGTTATCCCGGGGCATGA
- a CDS encoding DUF6127 family protein, which translates to MTAATLAQLMAQEQARGVDMETLRAIVEEAGELGATRALTRLGLADEGAAGDVAELRELLKAWRETKRSAWRALAAWIVRMVWAALLVGIAVKLGFAGWIEGAGS; encoded by the coding sequence ATGACGGCCGCCACTCTGGCGCAGCTGATGGCGCAGGAGCAGGCGCGCGGGGTCGACATGGAGACGCTGCGCGCGATCGTGGAGGAAGCGGGCGAGCTGGGCGCGACGCGCGCGCTGACGCGGCTGGGGCTGGCGGACGAGGGCGCGGCGGGGGACGTGGCGGAGCTGCGCGAACTGCTGAAGGCGTGGCGTGAGACCAAACGCTCGGCATGGCGCGCGCTGGCGGCGTGGATCGTGCGCATGGTGTGGGCGGCGCTGCTGGTCGGCATCGCGGTCAAGCTGGGCTTCGCCGGGTGGATCGAGGGGGCGGGATCGTGA
- a CDS encoding GTA baseplate fiber-binding domain-containing protein, which produces MATLVLTAVGTAIGGPIGAALGAAIGQTVDRAFLSPGGGRQGPRLSDLRVQTSSYGAPIAKVFGTMRVAGCVIWSTDLIETRGQAGGGKGQPSVTTYSYAASFAVALSARPIQGVGRIWADGKLLRGAAGDWKSATGYRLHRGGEDQPPDPLIASLEAAAPAHRGIAYAVFENLQLADFGNRIPSLTFEVVADEVAPSIGDVARALAPEVIAGPGPTQPVPGFAATGDSAAAALSTLASLGGAWLVPEGRSMRIADRLPAATMLDADTDVAESRRPIETVPRTLALSYYDPARDYQIGVQQARRGGGGWREETVALPMVLSAAAARGAVEAALRRAERDRVTRRVTLDATSIGVAPGAAVRLPAVPGIWRVTRASVEAFRVTLDLSPGERDAPAAVVADPGRGAAAPDVVIGATNLIAVELPGLDERLAAEASLTVFAAGGDAGWRQASVLFSRDAGASWEAVGTSAAPAVMGALANDMPLVPGVLEDRVSAMEVALLHDAMTLQSATPAARDRGANLALVGDELIQFGEAVQVAPCRWRLSRLWRARRGTPAAAHGAGARFVLVERDAMLTIPLAGAVAGSAVQVLASGVGDVAGPVAASATVTGMSIAPPSPVRLRGVRQADGTAMLSWTRRSRSGWYWRDGGDAPLGEEAERYLVTIEEGDGARRFVTGIPRLTVAIGGGPAVVSVRQQGTVAASAAATLTI; this is translated from the coding sequence ATGGCGACGCTGGTACTGACGGCGGTGGGCACCGCGATCGGCGGGCCGATCGGGGCGGCGCTGGGCGCGGCGATCGGGCAGACGGTCGACCGCGCGTTCCTCTCCCCGGGCGGGGGGCGGCAGGGACCGCGGCTGAGCGACCTGCGGGTGCAGACATCCTCCTACGGAGCGCCGATCGCGAAGGTGTTCGGCACGATGCGCGTCGCGGGATGCGTGATCTGGTCGACCGACCTGATCGAGACGCGGGGCCAGGCGGGGGGCGGAAAGGGGCAGCCGAGCGTCACCACCTACAGCTATGCCGCATCCTTCGCGGTGGCGCTGTCGGCGCGGCCGATCCAGGGCGTGGGGCGGATCTGGGCCGACGGCAAGCTGTTGCGCGGGGCGGCGGGCGACTGGAAGAGTGCGACCGGGTACCGGCTGCACCGCGGCGGGGAGGATCAGCCGCCCGATCCGCTGATCGCGAGCCTGGAGGCGGCCGCGCCGGCGCATCGCGGCATCGCCTATGCGGTGTTCGAGAATTTGCAGCTCGCGGACTTCGGCAATCGGATACCGTCGCTGACGTTCGAGGTCGTCGCGGATGAGGTCGCGCCGTCGATCGGCGACGTCGCGCGGGCGCTTGCGCCGGAGGTGATCGCAGGGCCGGGGCCGACGCAGCCGGTGCCCGGCTTTGCGGCGACGGGGGATAGCGCGGCGGCGGCGCTGTCGACGCTGGCGTCGCTGGGGGGCGCGTGGCTGGTCCCCGAGGGACGCTCGATGCGGATCGCGGACCGCCTGCCGGCCGCGACGATGCTGGATGCCGATACGGACGTGGCGGAATCGCGGCGACCGATCGAGACGGTGCCGCGCACGCTCGCGCTGTCCTATTACGATCCGGCGCGCGACTATCAGATCGGGGTGCAGCAGGCGCGGCGTGGCGGCGGCGGCTGGCGCGAGGAGACGGTCGCGCTGCCGATGGTGCTGAGCGCGGCCGCCGCCCGCGGCGCGGTGGAGGCGGCGTTGCGGCGGGCGGAGCGCGACCGCGTGACGCGGCGGGTGACGCTGGATGCCACGTCGATCGGGGTGGCGCCGGGGGCGGCGGTGCGCCTGCCGGCGGTGCCGGGGATCTGGCGGGTGACGCGCGCGAGCGTCGAGGCGTTCCGGGTGACGCTGGACCTGTCCCCCGGCGAGCGCGATGCGCCTGCGGCGGTGGTGGCCGATCCGGGGCGCGGCGCGGCGGCGCCGGACGTGGTGATCGGCGCCACGAACCTGATCGCGGTCGAGCTGCCCGGGCTGGACGAGCGGCTGGCGGCCGAGGCGTCGCTGACGGTCTTCGCCGCGGGCGGGGATGCGGGGTGGCGGCAGGCCTCGGTACTCTTCAGTCGCGATGCCGGGGCGAGTTGGGAGGCGGTGGGGACCAGCGCTGCGCCCGCCGTCATGGGCGCGCTGGCGAACGACATGCCGCTCGTGCCGGGTGTGCTGGAGGACCGGGTCAGCGCGATGGAGGTGGCGTTGCTGCACGATGCGATGACGCTGCAATCCGCCACCCCGGCGGCGCGGGACCGGGGCGCGAACCTGGCGCTGGTCGGCGACGAGTTGATCCAGTTCGGCGAGGCGGTTCAGGTGGCGCCGTGCCGCTGGCGGTTGTCGCGACTGTGGCGGGCGCGGCGGGGGACACCGGCGGCGGCGCATGGGGCGGGCGCGCGCTTCGTGCTGGTGGAGCGGGATGCGATGCTGACGATCCCGCTGGCGGGCGCGGTGGCGGGTTCCGCGGTGCAGGTGCTGGCGAGTGGGGTGGGCGACGTCGCCGGGCCCGTCGCCGCCTCCGCCACGGTAACGGGTATGTCGATCGCGCCCCCCTCGCCGGTGCGGCTGCGGGGTGTGCGGCAGGCGGACGGCACCGCCATGCTGTCGTGGACGCGGCGAAGCCGGTCCGGCTGGTACTGGCGCGACGGAGGCGATGCGCCGCTGGGCGAGGAAGCCGAGCGCTATCTGGTGACGATCGAGGAGGGCGACGGCGCGCGCCGCTTCGTCACCGGGATACCGCGACTGACCGTCGCCATCGGTGGCGGGCCCGCGGTCGTGTCGGTTCGGCAACAGGGCACCGTCGCGGCGTCGGCCGCCGCGACGCTGACGATATAG
- a CDS encoding peptidoglycan endopeptidase, which yields MTAGEQVAAAALATVGSRFRAQGRDPALGLDCVGVVAVALGERGLPRDYPLRSATWRVEQVPGGMVACDGDAIGDVLLCRVTVAQLHLVVRTAGGFVHADAGLRRVVERPGKVPWPVVAAWRKEG from the coding sequence ATGACCGCGGGGGAGCAGGTCGCGGCGGCGGCGCTGGCGACGGTAGGGTCAAGGTTTCGGGCACAGGGGCGCGATCCGGCGCTGGGGCTCGATTGCGTGGGCGTGGTGGCGGTGGCGCTGGGGGAGCGCGGGCTGCCGCGAGACTATCCGCTGCGCTCGGCGACGTGGCGGGTGGAGCAGGTGCCGGGCGGGATGGTCGCGTGCGACGGCGATGCCATCGGCGACGTGCTGCTGTGCCGGGTGACGGTGGCGCAGCTTCATCTGGTGGTGCGCACGGCGGGCGGGTTCGTCCACGCCGATGCGGGGCTTCGCCGCGTCGTCGAGCGGCCGGGCAAGGTACCGTGGCCGGTCGTGGCGGCCTGGCGGAAGGAGGGGTGA
- the gp17 gene encoding tail completion protein gp17, with the protein MSGVAVLRAAVLARLRGDPAVAAHRVVEGAAARAAAVPFVVLRDVAATDWGTKDRDGREVGVSLAVRDEGESGARAEAIGAAVEASLLAMPRTLSGWRVVTVVPVRAALLHEGGQRWAALVDVRCRMLEEL; encoded by the coding sequence ATGAGCGGCGTGGCCGTGCTGCGCGCCGCCGTGCTGGCGCGGTTGCGCGGCGATCCCGCGGTGGCGGCGCACCGGGTGGTGGAAGGGGCGGCGGCGCGCGCGGCGGCGGTGCCGTTCGTGGTGCTGCGCGATGTCGCCGCCACCGACTGGGGCACCAAGGACCGTGACGGGCGCGAGGTGGGCGTGAGCCTGGCAGTACGCGACGAGGGCGAGAGCGGGGCGCGGGCCGAGGCGATCGGCGCGGCGGTCGAGGCGTCGCTGCTGGCGATGCCGCGAACGCTGAGCGGGTGGCGGGTAGTGACCGTCGTGCCGGTGCGCGCCGCGCTGCTGCATGAGGGCGGGCAGCGCTGGGCGGCGCTGGTCGATGTGAGATGTCGGATGCTGGAGGAGCTGTGA
- a CDS encoding phage portal protein encodes MAWFGWKSGRDDARPALSGAFGATAAGAARPVGQWPQGYEAQVRAGYCGNPIAQRAVKLVAEGVAGAPLDAGDARLGAMVAAVLEAVAAQVLLHGNAFVQILRDDEGGVAELFALRPERVTVELGADGWPAAYLYRVGVRSMRLDPASVVHVRRFNPIDDHYGLGCLDAASGAVAIHNAASAWSKALLDNAARPSGALVYDAGDGSVLSPDQFRRLREEMEAGFSGAANAGRPMLLEGGLKWQAMSLTPADMDFAGTKAAAAREIALAFGVPPMLLGLPGDSTYANYKEANRALWRLTVLPLAGAILTALRQGLAPWFADATLAIDLDRVPALVEDRERLWRMVAAADFLSPEEKRQMVDWQ; translated from the coding sequence ATGGCTTGGTTCGGATGGAAGTCCGGGCGCGATGACGCGCGTCCGGCCCTTTCGGGGGCATTTGGGGCGACGGCCGCCGGTGCGGCGCGGCCGGTCGGGCAGTGGCCGCAGGGGTATGAGGCGCAGGTGCGGGCGGGCTATTGCGGCAACCCGATCGCGCAGCGCGCGGTGAAGCTGGTGGCGGAGGGCGTTGCGGGCGCACCGCTGGATGCCGGCGATGCGCGGCTGGGGGCGATGGTCGCGGCGGTGCTGGAGGCGGTGGCGGCGCAGGTGCTGCTGCACGGCAATGCGTTCGTCCAGATCCTGCGCGACGACGAGGGCGGGGTGGCGGAGCTGTTCGCGCTGAGGCCCGAGCGGGTGACGGTGGAGCTGGGCGCGGACGGGTGGCCGGCGGCGTATCTCTACCGCGTCGGCGTGCGCAGCATGCGGCTGGACCCGGCGAGCGTGGTGCACGTGCGGCGGTTCAATCCGATCGACGATCATTACGGGCTGGGGTGCCTGGACGCGGCGTCCGGCGCGGTGGCGATCCACAATGCGGCAAGCGCGTGGAGCAAGGCGCTGCTGGACAATGCGGCGCGACCGTCCGGGGCGCTGGTCTATGATGCCGGGGACGGATCGGTGCTGTCGCCGGACCAGTTCCGGCGGCTGCGCGAGGAGATGGAGGCGGGCTTTTCGGGCGCGGCCAATGCCGGGCGGCCGATGCTGCTGGAAGGCGGGCTCAAATGGCAGGCGATGAGCCTGACGCCGGCGGACATGGACTTCGCCGGTACCAAGGCGGCGGCAGCGCGGGAGATCGCGCTCGCCTTCGGGGTGCCGCCCATGCTGCTGGGGCTGCCGGGCGACAGCACCTACGCCAATTACAAGGAGGCGAACCGCGCGCTGTGGCGGCTGACGGTGCTGCCGCTGGCAGGCGCGATCCTGACCGCGCTGCGCCAGGGCCTCGCGCCGTGGTTCGCGGACGCGACGCTGGCGATCGACCTGGACCGGGTGCCGGCGCTGGTCGAGGACCGCGAGCGGCTGTGGCGGATGGTCGCGGCGGCCGATTTCCTGTCGCCCGAGGAGAAGCGGCAGATGGTGGACTGGCAATGA
- a CDS encoding HK97 family phage prohead protease, which translates to MRIAGYAAVYDRVDRAGDVIRGGAFAGAGRVPLLMQHRGGAVGVLTAVAEDARGLRIEGEVADAAVARLVRAGALPGLSVGYRARATRQGVWREILRADLAEVSLVAVPMQPAARVERVS; encoded by the coding sequence GTGAGGATCGCGGGCTATGCCGCGGTCTACGACCGGGTCGACCGCGCGGGCGACGTGATCCGCGGCGGTGCCTTCGCGGGCGCCGGGCGCGTGCCGCTGCTGATGCAGCATCGCGGGGGCGCGGTGGGCGTGCTGACCGCGGTGGCGGAGGATGCGCGCGGGCTTCGGATCGAGGGCGAGGTGGCGGACGCGGCGGTCGCGCGGCTGGTGCGCGCGGGCGCGCTGCCGGGGCTGTCGGTGGGGTATCGCGCGCGGGCGACGCGGCAGGGCGTCTGGCGCGAGATTTTGCGCGCCGACCTGGCCGAGGTGAGCCTGGTGGCGGTGCCGATGCAGCCCGCCGCGCGCGTCGAGCGTGTGTCCTAA
- a CDS encoding tail tape measure protein, which yields MDEEIERLVIGVRADTAAFARDVDAMRDTLEGPFARGADRAGRAVETALIRAVRTGKLGFDDLKSVASSALAEIAAGAIRAGIGSVIGGGGGGGVGGGVGAGLVGGLLGLLGLPGRATGGPVSPGRAYLVGERGPEVFVPTSSGQVAVPGAGSARDVRVAITVQAGGGEAPAALARSGRQVARAVRAALMEGQ from the coding sequence ATGGATGAGGAGATCGAGCGGCTGGTGATCGGCGTGCGTGCCGACACCGCCGCCTTTGCGCGCGACGTCGATGCGATGCGCGACACGCTGGAGGGGCCGTTCGCGCGCGGCGCGGATCGCGCCGGACGGGCGGTGGAGACGGCGCTGATACGCGCGGTCCGGACCGGCAAGCTGGGGTTCGACGACCTGAAGTCGGTCGCGTCGAGCGCGCTGGCGGAGATCGCCGCGGGCGCGATCCGCGCCGGGATCGGCAGCGTGATCGGAGGCGGAGGCGGGGGCGGGGTCGGGGGCGGCGTGGGCGCGGGGCTGGTGGGCGGATTGCTGGGCCTGCTGGGGTTGCCGGGGCGCGCCACCGGCGGGCCGGTCAGTCCGGGGCGCGCCTATCTGGTGGGGGAGCGGGGGCCGGAGGTCTTCGTGCCGACCAGCAGCGGGCAGGTGGCGGTGCCGGGCGCGGGCAGTGCGCGCGACGTGCGGGTGGCGATCACGGTGCAGGCCGGCGGGGGCGAGGCGCCCGCGGCGCTGGCGCGATCGGGCCGGCAGGTGGCGCGCGCGGTCCGCGCCGCGCTGATGGAGGGGCAATAG
- a CDS encoding gene transfer agent family protein, whose translation MNPGPNPVRGEAAIRVAGEAVVLRPTFAALVAAEQELGPLFALVERAAQGRLTLAETVALFWHCRAAAPEALTREAIGEAVVAQGVAACAPVLNTLLRQILAGR comes from the coding sequence ATGAACCCCGGCCCCAATCCGGTCAGGGGAGAGGCGGCGATCCGGGTGGCGGGGGAGGCGGTGGTGCTGCGACCGACCTTCGCCGCGCTGGTCGCCGCCGAGCAGGAGCTGGGGCCGCTGTTCGCCTTGGTCGAGCGCGCGGCGCAAGGCCGGCTGACGCTGGCGGAGACGGTGGCGCTGTTCTGGCACTGCCGCGCTGCCGCACCCGAGGCGCTGACGCGCGAGGCGATCGGCGAGGCGGTGGTGGCGCAGGGCGTGGCTGCGTGCGCGCCGGTGCTGAACACGCTGCTGCGCCAGATCCTGGCGGGGCGGTGA
- a CDS encoding phage major tail protein, TP901-1 family encodes MAAEKGSAFLLKVGDGGNPVTYRTVAGLRTTQLSINGEAVAITSKDSGGWRELLSGAGVRSVSVSAAGVFTGSAAETRVKASALAGTLDDYRLTFEGGEAMTARFVVTRLDYAGDYNGERSYTIALESSGVVVSA; translated from the coding sequence ATGGCGGCGGAGAAGGGAAGCGCGTTCCTGCTGAAGGTGGGGGATGGCGGCAATCCGGTGACGTACCGGACGGTGGCGGGGCTGCGCACGACGCAGCTGAGCATCAACGGCGAGGCGGTGGCGATCACCAGCAAGGATTCGGGCGGATGGCGCGAACTGCTGTCGGGCGCGGGCGTGCGGTCGGTCAGCGTGTCGGCGGCGGGCGTGTTCACCGGGTCCGCGGCGGAGACGCGGGTGAAGGCGAGCGCGCTGGCCGGAACGCTGGACGATTACCGCCTGACGTTCGAGGGCGGTGAGGCGATGACTGCGCGCTTCGTGGTGACGCGGCTGGACTATGCCGGCGATTACAACGGCGAGCGCAGCTACACGATCGCGCTGGAGAGCAGCGGCGTGGTGGTGAGCGCATGA
- a CDS encoding phage tail assembly chaperone gives MNFADRAARLAGLAGVAFGWRPDEFWCATPDELAALVAALAPEEATPPDAGLIARMQEAFPDG, from the coding sequence GTGAACTTCGCCGATCGGGCCGCGCGACTGGCGGGGCTGGCGGGCGTGGCGTTCGGGTGGCGGCCCGACGAATTCTGGTGCGCGACGCCCGACGAGTTGGCGGCGCTGGTCGCCGCGCTGGCGCCGGAGGAGGCGACGCCCCCCGATGCGGGGCTGATCGCGCGGATGCAGGAGGCATTTCCGGATGGATGA
- a CDS encoding DUF2793 domain-containing protein yields the protein MDDGTVRLALPLLEAGQAQKEVTHNEALAVLDIAVQAVVQGGPVDQPPAAPAPGQCWIVGTAPQGPWAGRAGALAGWTDAGWRFAPAANGWRVWDAVANQPWRMTPTGWERGIVRAEQVRIGGRQVVGAQRPAISDVSGGATIDAEGRAALAKILDTLRQHGLIAT from the coding sequence GTGGACGACGGAACCGTTCGATTGGCGCTGCCGCTGCTGGAGGCGGGGCAGGCGCAGAAGGAAGTGACCCACAACGAAGCGCTCGCGGTGCTGGACATCGCGGTCCAGGCGGTGGTGCAGGGTGGCCCGGTCGACCAGCCACCGGCGGCGCCCGCCCCCGGCCAATGCTGGATCGTCGGCACCGCGCCGCAGGGACCCTGGGCGGGGCGGGCCGGCGCGCTGGCGGGCTGGACCGACGCCGGCTGGCGCTTCGCGCCGGCGGCGAACGGCTGGCGGGTGTGGGATGCGGTCGCGAACCAGCCGTGGCGGATGACCCCGACCGGGTGGGAGCGCGGCATCGTCCGGGCCGAGCAGGTGAGGATCGGCGGCAGGCAGGTCGTCGGTGCGCAGCGGCCCGCCATTTCCGACGTGAGCGGCGGTGCCACGATCGATGCCGAAGGCCGCGCTGCGCTGGCTAAAATACTGGATACGC
- a CDS encoding DUF2460 domain-containing protein, producing the protein MGYWLATERVGQASDVVTRFDPMFWTVNFPRPMMAAVTTTAPDALRVDAVFYARDDLAGLIWESADSHDHPLLRYDTNRDYRDCRLSFRWRSAGVLPLDAVNGPVLTIEGRDAQGQQRAWYVRLWNYAQGTPTDARVTIDFATVRGGFLLPGEADPVWAGDIERMFVSLVAPGYDAAGGALPAAVEGWVELSEMACTGAGAVLPIGDVVVPAHDLRIASGYDDSYHLTPARLLRNALHLGYRGAIVHYVGMSHYFRLDAAGLATTAGGALNVACRAWHRDFASRAGALGYDVIWSLSYELFDAHCPAAWKQRAADGSPALTGWVPPSTLLSPTHGAAMAYLQAVARAFVAIGAAAGLAPHFQVGEPWWWVTPDGARPCLYDASAVAALAPVPIATVRGALDAAQRATLDRAGAALAASTAALVAAVRAERGDCRTYLLTYLPTVLDAAAPEAKRMNMPTGWATPAFDVLQLEDYDWVTAGDTASSAAGVAAAVARLGYPAARQDYLSGFVLSAADRGQWRAIVAAAGTAQRRGVARVYLWALPQVMRDGLIYWQEEARVDAFDDVTFPLALGREAEVTPGFSTNITTSAGGRETRNVAWTQARTRYDVGPGVRGEADVATLLAFFRARQGPARAFRLRDPFDWRASGEAIGTGDGVRRTFALARNYGAAVRRITRPVAGTVQVTVDGVATQRFAMAALGEVVLDAAPAAGAVVRASFDFDVPVRFAEDQLSVARATHLAGTAPSVPLIEVREA; encoded by the coding sequence ATGGGATATTGGCTGGCGACCGAGCGGGTCGGGCAGGCGAGCGACGTCGTCACCCGCTTCGATCCGATGTTCTGGACGGTCAATTTCCCGCGGCCGATGATGGCGGCGGTGACGACGACCGCGCCCGATGCGCTGCGCGTGGATGCGGTGTTCTACGCCCGCGACGATCTGGCGGGGCTGATCTGGGAAAGTGCCGACTCGCACGACCATCCGCTGCTGCGCTACGACACGAACCGCGACTATCGCGATTGCCGGCTGTCGTTCCGCTGGCGATCGGCGGGGGTGCTGCCGCTGGACGCGGTCAACGGACCCGTCCTGACGATCGAGGGGCGCGATGCGCAGGGGCAGCAGCGCGCCTGGTACGTGCGGCTGTGGAACTATGCGCAGGGCACGCCCACCGATGCGCGCGTGACGATCGATTTCGCGACCGTGCGCGGCGGCTTCCTGCTGCCGGGCGAGGCGGATCCGGTGTGGGCCGGGGACATCGAGCGGATGTTCGTGTCGCTGGTGGCGCCGGGATACGACGCCGCTGGCGGCGCGCTGCCCGCGGCGGTCGAGGGGTGGGTCGAACTGTCGGAGATGGCGTGCACCGGCGCGGGCGCGGTTCTGCCGATCGGCGACGTGGTGGTCCCGGCGCACGACCTGCGCATCGCGAGTGGTTACGACGACAGCTATCACCTGACCCCGGCGCGGCTGCTGCGCAACGCGCTGCACCTGGGGTATCGCGGCGCGATCGTCCATTATGTCGGGATGAGCCATTATTTCCGGCTCGATGCCGCCGGGCTGGCGACGACCGCAGGGGGCGCGCTGAACGTCGCGTGTCGGGCGTGGCATCGCGATTTCGCGTCGCGGGCGGGGGCGCTCGGCTATGACGTGATCTGGTCGCTGTCCTACGAATTGTTCGATGCGCATTGCCCCGCGGCGTGGAAGCAGCGCGCGGCGGACGGGTCGCCCGCGCTGACCGGGTGGGTGCCGCCGTCCACCCTGCTGTCGCCGACGCACGGCGCGGCGATGGCGTATCTGCAGGCGGTGGCGCGCGCGTTCGTCGCGATCGGGGCGGCGGCGGGGCTGGCGCCGCATTTCCAGGTGGGGGAGCCGTGGTGGTGGGTGACGCCGGACGGGGCGCGCCCGTGCCTCTACGATGCGAGCGCGGTGGCGGCGCTGGCGCCGGTGCCGATCGCGACCGTGCGGGGCGCGCTGGACGCGGCGCAGCGTGCGACGCTGGACCGGGCGGGCGCGGCGCTGGCGGCGTCGACCGCGGCGCTGGTCGCGGCGGTGAGGGCGGAGCGCGGCGACTGCCGCACCTACCTGCTGACGTATCTGCCGACGGTACTGGATGCCGCCGCGCCCGAGGCGAAGCGGATGAACATGCCGACCGGGTGGGCGACGCCGGCGTTCGACGTGCTCCAGCTGGAGGATTACGACTGGGTCACCGCGGGCGACACCGCGTCGAGCGCGGCCGGGGTGGCGGCGGCGGTGGCGCGGCTGGGCTATCCGGCGGCGCGACAGGATTATCTCTCGGGCTTCGTGCTGTCCGCGGCGGATCGCGGGCAGTGGCGCGCGATCGTCGCGGCGGCGGGGACGGCGCAGCGGCGCGGGGTGGCGCGCGTGTACCTGTGGGCGCTGCCGCAGGTGATGCGGGACGGGCTGATCTATTGGCAGGAGGAGGCGCGGGTGGACGCTTTCGATGACGTGACGTTCCCGCTGGCGCTGGGCCGCGAGGCGGAGGTGACGCCGGGCTTTTCGACCAACATCACCACGAGTGCCGGCGGGCGCGAGACGCGCAACGTCGCCTGGACGCAGGCGCGCACGCGCTACGATGTCGGCCCCGGCGTGCGCGGCGAGGCGGACGTGGCGACGCTGCTCGCCTTCTTTCGCGCGCGGCAGGGGCCGGCGCGCGCGTTCCGGCTGCGCGATCCGTTCGACTGGCGCGCGAGCGGCGAGGCGATCGGGACCGGCGACGGGGTGCGGCGCACGTTCGCGCTCGCCAGGAATTACGGCGCCGCGGTGCGGCGGATCACGCGGCCGGTGGCGGGGACGGTGCAGGTGACGGTCGACGGTGTCGCGACGCAGCGCTTCGCGATGGCGGCGCTGGGCGAGGTGGTGCTGGATGCCGCACCCGCGGCGGGCGCGGTGGTGCGCGCGTCGTTCGACTTCGACGTGCCGGTGCGGTTCGCCGAGGACCAGCTGAGCGTGGCGCGCGCGACGCATCTGGCGGGGACCGCGCCGAGCGTTCCGCTGATCGAGGTGCGGGAGGCATGA